One part of the Bacteroidia bacterium genome encodes these proteins:
- a CDS encoding TetR/AcrR family transcriptional regulator, giving the protein MDEKPNKRKPGRPSEKQGVNLDGILRTALKSFAKNGFRGVSLNSLAKEVGVADSNLHYHFGSKEELWKSALNLIGGEIIKELDNLSRLIKDLDGIQQMKLFNKQIVYVSARYPEFQQIVVQEVFSKSDRSKWLIENLLGKIYHYMDTVRVEEQKKGRIKEIPSPNMTSFVIGSITTLFSRSYQMETLYNLNPFDEKEVERHADIINDLLFNGMLTRDEKEED; this is encoded by the coding sequence ATGGACGAGAAACCAAATAAAAGGAAGCCAGGAAGGCCTAGCGAGAAACAAGGTGTGAATCTGGATGGAATTTTGAGGACCGCTCTCAAATCATTTGCAAAAAATGGCTTTCGAGGGGTTAGCCTCAATAGCCTGGCAAAGGAAGTAGGAGTAGCGGATTCTAACCTGCATTATCATTTTGGGTCCAAGGAGGAACTTTGGAAGAGCGCTCTGAATCTGATAGGAGGGGAGATCATCAAGGAATTGGATAATCTTTCACGCCTAATCAAGGATTTGGATGGGATTCAACAGATGAAGCTTTTCAATAAACAAATTGTTTATGTTTCTGCCCGCTATCCTGAGTTTCAACAGATCGTGGTTCAGGAAGTCTTTTCCAAATCTGATAGATCCAAATGGTTGATTGAAAATCTTCTGGGTAAGATTTATCACTATATGGATACGGTAAGAGTTGAGGAACAAAAGAAAGGAAGAATCAAGGAGATCCCTTCTCCAAATATGACAAGCTTTGTAATTGGTTCCATTACAACCCTGTTTTCCCGTTCCTATCAAATGGAGACGCTATATAATCTGAATCCATTTGATGAGAAAGAAGTAGAAAGGCATGCTGACATCATCAATGATCTGCTTTTCAATGGCATGCTTACAAGAGACGAAAAAGAAGAGGATTAG
- a CDS encoding DinB family protein, with protein MRQILICFILLLMGIRLVGQDFKIDTSERSFLLNFLQASEEELLTSLTSLTEEQWKHSPNPDTWSPAQCMSHVLQAERGLFRNIQALLKSPSNFKEDLRSQDAWLIGKIADRGVKVKTPLPEQPEIMTKEEALQAFKNSREQIRAFLQDESLPLRGHIGKSPYGPADSYQLFLVIAAHSMRHKAQIDEVLSEL; from the coding sequence ATGAGACAAATTTTAATCTGCTTTATCCTCTTGCTTATGGGTATCCGTTTAGTCGGACAGGACTTCAAAATCGATACGAGCGAGCGTAGCTTTCTGCTAAATTTCCTTCAAGCCAGCGAGGAAGAGCTTTTGACTAGCCTTACTTCTCTTACAGAAGAACAATGGAAGCATTCGCCAAATCCAGACACTTGGTCTCCTGCTCAGTGCATGAGCCATGTTCTACAGGCAGAACGGGGCTTGTTCAGAAATATCCAGGCGCTACTCAAGAGCCCTTCAAATTTTAAAGAAGACCTGAGATCGCAAGATGCCTGGCTTATCGGAAAAATAGCTGACAGAGGTGTAAAAGTTAAAACTCCTTTGCCGGAACAGCCTGAGATCATGACGAAAGAAGAAGCCTTGCAAGCGTTTAAAAATTCGAGGGAACAAATAAGGGCTTTTTTGCAGGATGAAAGCCTTCCCTTGCGGGGACATATTGGAAAATCCCCTTATGGGCCCGCTGACAGCTATCAACTCTTTTTGGTGATAGCTGCACACAGTATGAGGCACAAGGCTCAAATCGATGAAGTTCTGTCCGAATTATGA
- a CDS encoding helix-turn-helix domain-containing protein — MKKLALLIPEGKSSPLAITGVSTICKLGQQYGLAIDYKILSTQKEAHLDAGKFILKSDERIEQGAFYDFLIIPSIIGPVDDSLRLNKDLCAFVKNSYEKGSKIISMCTGAYLLAETGLLDGYEASSHYAAIDDLKNRFPQVHWKADKIITDQDGLYTSGGTLSSFNVLIYLMEKYFDKEIAYSIAKVIQMDYPRNSQKPFYIFSNQKNHEDELILNIQNHLEKTLDQQISLHQICHRFGISRRSLNRRFKQATGENPQIYIQRIKVEQAKRWLESSGKHINEITTNLGYQDLESFRKVFKKISGLLPSEYRRKLKSSS; from the coding sequence ATGAAGAAACTGGCTCTATTGATCCCCGAAGGTAAAAGCAGTCCTTTAGCCATAACCGGAGTAAGTACCATTTGCAAATTGGGGCAGCAATATGGTCTAGCTATAGATTATAAAATTCTTTCGACCCAAAAAGAGGCGCATTTGGATGCAGGAAAATTCATCCTTAAATCCGATGAACGGATAGAGCAAGGTGCATTCTATGATTTCCTTATTATCCCCTCTATCATTGGGCCCGTTGATGACTCTCTTCGATTGAATAAAGATCTCTGTGCCTTTGTTAAAAATTCCTATGAAAAGGGAAGTAAGATTATATCGATGTGTACAGGAGCTTATTTATTGGCGGAGACTGGCCTCCTGGATGGATATGAGGCTTCCTCTCATTATGCTGCAATAGATGACTTGAAAAATCGATTTCCCCAGGTTCACTGGAAAGCTGATAAAATTATCACAGATCAGGATGGACTCTATACGAGTGGAGGTACACTTTCTTCTTTTAACGTCCTGATTTACCTCATGGAAAAATACTTTGACAAGGAAATCGCCTATAGCATTGCCAAGGTAATTCAGATGGATTATCCCCGAAATAGCCAAAAACCCTTTTATATTTTTAGCAATCAGAAAAATCATGAGGATGAACTCATTCTAAACATCCAGAATCATCTTGAGAAGACCCTGGACCAGCAAATTAGCCTACATCAGATTTGCCATAGATTTGGGATCAGCAGAAGGAGTTTGAATAGACGATTTAAGCAGGCAACGGGAGAAAACCCACAAATCTATATTCAGAGAATCAAAGTAGAACAGGCAAAAAGATGGCTGGAAAGCAGCGGAAAACATATCAATGAGATCACAACTAATCTGGGATACCAGGATTTGGAATCCTTTCGAAAAGTCTTCAAGAAAATAAGTGGTCTGTTACCAAGTGAATACAGAAGAAAGCTTAAATCAAGCTCCTAA